The DNA segment ATCCCCGGGGGCGCCTTGGCGATGCTGCACGAGCTCGCGTTGTACGCCGGCCAGCCCTGGAGCGTGTACGACGCGGTGGAGTACCCGGCCGGGTAGTCGAACAGCGACGTGGAGTCCTTCACCCGCCAGGAGTCCCCGAACCTCGCATACAGGTCGACGTAGCGGTCGTAGAGGCTCGTCGGGCGGGAGCCTGGCTGCGTGCCGTCGGAGAGCGTCGGCAGCCAGTTGCCCGGGGCGATGGCGCCGAGCAGGCCGTCCGTGGCGCGGGCATGCTGCACGCTGACGTTCATGTACCAGAGCTGGTAGTGCGCCCACCAATCGACGGTGATGATGATGCGCGTCCCACCCGGCGTCTCAATCTGGATGCCGCCCTGAGAAGGCGTCCGGAGGATGCGTCCCCCGGAGGGGAGCAGCAGCTCCGTGCCGAGCTGCACGGGCCGTCCATCGACGCGCAGCTCCAAGCCCTCCCGCCGCTCGGGGTTCATCTGGTAGGTGATTCGGTGCGGGCCGGCGCGCACCGCCACCGCCGTCATGATGCTCACACACGAGGTCAGCCCGGTGTGCGCGTCCGGGCCCACGGGCCCCTGTGTCTGCACGGGGGTGTGCCGCGCCTGGATTTCCGTCCCCGGGTCGCGCAGCAGCACGAACTCGCCGGCGCTCTGGAAGTCGTAGCGCACGCCATCAATCGTCGTCAGGTGCGGGTCCCCCCAGGTGGAGGGGTTGCCACCCACAATCCAGCGGCGAATCGTGTCGACATCCGCGGCGCTCAGCGGCGGCCCGCCACACGGCATCATGCCGCCCGGGCAGTCCTCCGACGTGCGGGTGATGCGGTCGAACAGCATCCCCGTCAGGCTGGTCGCCATGGGCTGCGCGAGGCCGTACGACTGCGCGAGCGGGTCCACGCCGGGGCCGACCTGGTTCTCCGCGAGGTTCAGGTACGTGCCGTAGTTCACGTACGGCGGGTAGTCGAGCCCGCCGTGGCACTCGACGCAGCCCTTGTTGAAGATGCGCTGCACGTCCGTGTACGTGGGCACGGCACTCGCCAGGGGCAGCGTCCCCAGCGAGGCATTCACCGCCGGAATCAGGTTGGCACAGGTGAAGGACGTGAGGCCGGGGAACGGGTCCGCGGTCAGGTTGGCCTGGAGCACCGACTGGAGGGTGCTGGTGTACGAGTTGAACACGTCGGCGAAGGCATAGGTGCGCGACCGGCCGCGCACGCCCATGGACCACTTGTCCACCGAGACCCCGAGCGGCTCGAGGAAGTAGCGGTACAGGGCCATCCGCGTCGTGTTGCTGTAGATCTCCCGGTCCACGAAGATGCCGCCCATCACCGTCCCGTCAGGGCCAATCTCATCGATGGGCCGGCGGAACACCTCCTGCCGGAGCCGGGGGAACGAGGTCACCGTCCCCGCGCTGGTCGCCGCGCCATGCTGCTGGACGAGGCCGTTCACCACCGGCAGGGTGGTGATGGTGTACAGGTCACCGGTCCGGTCGAGGTTGAACTTCTGGATGTCGACCTTCCTGCGCGGCACGCTCTTGGTGCGCACCGTGGTGTCATTGAACACGTCGGCGATGCCCAGGCCGCCGTGCCGCGCCGTGAAGAACGCCTGGCTGAACGTCAGGCTCCCGGCGGAGCTGATGACCTGATTGTTCGGCGTGTCGATGGTGAAGCAGCCCTTGGTGATGGCCAGGGCCACGGGCCGGGGGTCGATGAGCACGTTGCCGGTAGCCCAGCGGTGGGTCGCGAGCTCGTCGGCGACGCGCTGCTGGTTGAGGTTGCCGTCGAGGCCGCCAGCAAGGTCGAACAGCTGGACGCCGCGCCCCTCACCACCGCTGAGCTGCGAGAGGTGGTACAGCACGACGAAGGTCCCACCGCGAATGACGGAGCTGGTCGGGCCCAACAACGTGTTGTCGAAGTTGTACGCGGTGTTGATGGAGGCGACGGAGCCCACCGGGGCGGGCTCGAGCGTCACCGGAGGCGACGTGTCGAACGACAGCCGGGGCGTGCCGTCACCCGCGCCACCCTGGAAGCGGGTGATGCGGTCCGCGACGGGGACCCCGGGGGGCTGCAGGCGAAGCTGCTCCACCAGCGAGCGGATGGCGTGGCTGGAGCTCCACGTCCAGGGGTTGTAGAGCCTGCGGAACGCGGCCGTGTCCAGCGAGCCCTGATACAGCCGGTCCCGGTTGAACGGGAGCATGCCGCCCCAGCTGTCATACGGGTCCCAGTTGGGCTTGTTCTTCGTCTGGATGACGCCCACGGGCAGGCCCGTCGTTCCCGGGAGGTCCGACGTGTTGAGCACGTTCCGCGTCGAGTGGCAGCTCGAGCACTTCACGTCGTCCTTCTCAATCGTGCGCGTGCGCGGAGGAATGGAGCCCATCGCCGGGATGGTCTTCAGGATGATTTCGTGGAAGCGGAAGTTCTTCGTGGCCGCATCCCACTGCATGTACTCGATGACGTCCGGGTGCGAGCCCGGGTACGCGGAGTGCTGGACGGGCCCGATGGAGAAGACGGACTTCGCGTTGATGCTCGACAGCAGGATGCGCGGGTGCTCGGCGGTGCCCGTCTGCAGGCTCTCCGAGCGCGTCATCAGGATGGCGCTCTGCCGGTACTGCAGGGGCAGCGCGGCGACGAAGCGGGCCACGCTGTCGACGTTGTTGTTGAGGGGGTCGATGAGGTACGCCTCGATCTCCTCGGGCGTGATGTTGCTCGGGTCCGCGGCCACGAGCGGGTTGATGCCGGAGGAGAGGTTGAAGGTCGCCTTCACCGACCGCGCCTGGCTCGTCGACAGGGTGCAGGTCAGCGTCATGCCGGAGCAGTCCGGTGAGGACAGGGGGTCGGCGTCGGCATCGGTGTTCCAGCCACCGAAGGTGGAACCCGAGGCGGGCGTGGCCGTGAGCGTCACGGTGGTCGACCCGAAGGGCTCGTCACAGTCGCCGCCGAGGTCGGTGCAGCTGATGCCCGTCCCCGTGATGGAGCCCGAGCCGAGCCCCATCGTCATGACCTTCATGGGCACGGCCTCCGCGCTGAGCGCGAACAGCGAGGACGCGAGCAGCACGCCCAGGAGTGCTGGACGGTTCGGGGGTGATGAAGCTGCGAGGAGTCTGCTGAATCTCATTCGGATTCCGTGGGTGCGCCCAGAGCACTGCCGAGCGTGAAGCGCTGAAAGGTGGACAAACGCTGCAAGCGCGCAGCCGGCCCCAACCCTGCGAAACCACTGGATGACGCACTGGACCATGTAACCCTTCGTGCCACAGGCCTTCACTGAGCGTGGCATCCATGGACACAGGCGGGGCCGGGGGCGGCCGTGGTTCCAGTGGCTGCGTTCCTCATGCAACCCAGTTGAAGCATCCGGACGTTCGGTCGCCCGGGACTGAAGCGGCGCCGGCCGGCCGCTGTTCAAGAGCCAGGGAGAAGGTCCATGCGACTGTCACGCTCAGGTCTGCACGCCGGTTGGCTCGTACTCGCGTTGCTCGGCTGTTCAGCTCCACCCCGGGACGAGAGGGCTCCCAGCGCGGCGGCCGCCTCCGCGAGCACGTGCGCGAGCCTGACCGCGCCGCAGCCGCAATTGCTGGCTTCCGCTACCTTCGTGCCCTCCGACGGGCTGGCCTACGTGACGCTCACCCTCACACCCCGGGACGCGATTGGAGCGCCGCTGGGGCCGGGGCTGCACGTCGAGGTGCTGAGCAGCGACGGGCTCGTCACCCTGGGCGGCACGGGAACCTCGGCGTGCACGGTCAATGCTCCGTCCGCGACCTGCCTGAAGGCGGTGGACTCGGGAGCCGGGAGCTACGTCGTCACGGCGAGGAGCTCGACGGCGCTGTCGGTGCCGACGACCTTCTCCGCCACCGTCACCGATGCGAACGGCACGGTGACGCTTCCGGACACGGCGGACGTCACGTTCGACTCGAGCAGGTTCGAGGGCGGCGCGGGTTGCGGCGGCAGCTGTGGCACCACCGTCACCTCGGGAAATGTCACCATCACCGGCAGCCACGCGGGCGGCCGCAACCTCTACATCTCCGGGGGCACGGTGACATTCGATGCCACCACGGAGGGGCAGACCTTCGGTGACGTCTTCATCACCGGCGGCACGGTGACGCACCTGCAGGCCACCAACACGACCATGTACAAGCTCGACATCCTCACGGGCTCCTGGAACCTCCTGGGCGGCACGGTCAACACCATCAGCAAGGGATATGGCAAGACGTGCTATCCCAATGGCTCCTGCGCCAGCGGGAGCGGGCTGTTCAGCTTCGGTCCCAATGGCGCGCCCTCGTCCGCGCTGGCGGGGACGAGCGAGCTGTACGGCGCCAGCCACGGCGGCATGGGCTCCGGCAACTACCGCATCAACATGACCGCGGCCAGCAACGCCCACGCTGGCAACGCGGGAGCGACGTACGGCGACTACCGCGACCCGAGGTATCCCGGTGCCACCAACAGCACCTACTCGGCCTATCACGGGGGCGGCGTCGCCCGCATCACCTCGACGGGGACATGCGTGCTGGCCGGCACCGCCTCCATCACCGCGAGCGCTCCGTACAACGGCGCCGGAGGCTCCATCAACCTCCGCTGCGGAGGCATCACCTCGACGGGCTGGACGGGAACCCTCAATGCGGACGGCGGCCCTGGTTCGGGGAACTCGTCCATTCCCGTGGGTGCTGGCGGCGGCGGTCGCATCGCGCTGGTCAGCACCGGTGACGCCGCGACCCTCACCGGCGCGGTGAGCTACCCGCCCACGAACCTCACGGCCCGGGTCCACGCCTTCGGCGGCGCGCCGGCCAACTCCAGCTACGTGATTGGCGCTGGCGGCGCGGGGACCATCTACCTCAAGCACAGCGGGCTGACGTACGGCGACCTCATCATCGCCAGCAACTCCCCCGCGCATTACCAGAACGAGGGTACGACGCGGCTGCCCGCGATTGCCGGCACCCTCACCGCGAACGTCGCCGCGGGCGCCACCCAGCTCCCGGTCTCCATCGCCAGCACCAGCTTCAACGCGACCTACTACGAGAATGCCGGTGCGCCGCTGAACACGAACCCCTCGCTCACGCAGAACACGACCCCCTCGTCCTCGGCGGCCTACAACGGGGTGTTCGCGGGCGGCTGGCTGCGGCCCGACATCAACGCCGCGGGCGGAGCGCTGTTCGACCCGTCGAACCTCGTGAGCGTCACCACCAACGCGGTGGGCAGCCTGACGACCAGCCCCGTCCCATCCGACATCGCCGCGAGCGCGTTCTTCCGGAGCGTGGAGGTGCTGGACCACCTCGACGTGCTCGGCAATGCCATCCTCGAGACCAACGGTGACATCTACATCCTCTCGGGCAACACGACGAGCTCCGGAGCGGGCTCGATGACCGTGAACGGCCTGGTGCTCTTCGACACGACGAGCAACCAGACGGGCCGCATCCAGTACGCGGGCGGAGCGGTGAACGTCGTGCAGAGCACCCAGGTGATGCCTCCGGTGGCGGGCGGCACGCTCGTCGCGGACAACGTGTCGTTGGCGGGGGGCGCGCTCACCGTGCCCGCCATCGTCGCGTCCAACGACGTGGTCGTGTCGGGCGGCACGCTGACCACCAATTCGCTGAAGGCGACGCGCTATGCGCAGACGGCGGGTGGCCTCAGGCACTACCCGCCCATCTTCAAGACGTCGCCGGCCGCCGCGGTGGCGTACGGGCTCAACCTGACGCTCGCGGACACGTTCACGCTCACGGGAGGCTCGGTGGATGTCGCGGGGCTGGGCTATCCGATGGCGTGCGACCCGCAGGGCGCGCCGCTGACGGCCTGGGGCTTCGGAGCAAATGGCCCCCTGGCCGCGACCGGCGTGGCCAACGGCTATGGCGCGGGCCACGGCGGCGTCGGAGGCGGCTACACTGCCGGGTCGGTTCGCGGCATGGCCTATGGCGACTATCGGGACCCGCGGTATCCCGGGGGAGCGGCCGCGAGCGTGGGCGGCTCGCCGTCGTACCTCTCCTACCGGAGCAACGGCGGTGGGGTCTTCCGGCTCGATGCCGCCGGGGCCTGCACGCTGGGCGGGAGTACGCTCATCAAGGCTGGCGCGGTGACGAGCGGCGGCCAGTACGGCGCCGCGGGAGGCTCGGTCTCCATGCGCTGCGGAAGCTTCGACACCACGGGCTGGACTGGCTCCATCACCGCCAACGGGGCGAATGCGTACTCGGGCTCGCTCGGCGCGGTGCGCGCGGGCGGTGGCGGCCGGATTGCGCTGGTCAGCACGGGCGGAGCTTCGAGCTTCGTCGGAGCCCTCACCTATCCGCTCCCGACGAGCAGCACGCAGGTGCAGGCGCGGGGAGGCACCGGCATCAGCGCGGCGTACAGCGACGGTGGCGCGGGCACGGTGTTCCTCAAGCAAGGTGACGTGCCGTATGGGCAGCTGCTCATCAACAACAACAATCAGACGCACTACGCCGCGGGCGGGTACACGCCGCTCATCTCCATCGCGGGAACCCTCAGCAGCCCGGTCGCCGCCGGTGACACCACGATGGGGGTGACCATCACCAGCACGCCGCTCCACGGCTCGGCCGCCCTCAACCAGCGCCTCTCCGGCATCTGGCTGCGGCCCGACACCAGCGTGAACAGCGGCAACCTGCCCGCGGACAACCTGGTCACGGTCTCCGGCAATACCTTCGTCAGCTCGTCGCTGACCCAGCTGACGACCTCACCGGCCCTGGCCCCGGTGCCGGCGGGCGCGAGCTTCAAGAGCGCAGACC comes from the Pyxidicoccus xibeiensis genome and includes:
- a CDS encoding VWD domain-containing protein, whose amino-acid sequence is MLLASSLFALSAEAVPMKVMTMGLGSGSITGTGISCTDLGGDCDEPFGSTTVTLTATPASGSTFGGWNTDADADPLSSPDCSGMTLTCTLSTSQARSVKATFNLSSGINPLVAADPSNITPEEIEAYLIDPLNNNVDSVARFVAALPLQYRQSAILMTRSESLQTGTAEHPRILLSSINAKSVFSIGPVQHSAYPGSHPDVIEYMQWDAATKNFRFHEIILKTIPAMGSIPPRTRTIEKDDVKCSSCHSTRNVLNTSDLPGTTGLPVGVIQTKNKPNWDPYDSWGGMLPFNRDRLYQGSLDTAAFRRLYNPWTWSSSHAIRSLVEQLRLQPPGVPVADRITRFQGGAGDGTPRLSFDTSPPVTLEPAPVGSVASINTAYNFDNTLLGPTSSVIRGGTFVVLYHLSQLSGGEGRGVQLFDLAGGLDGNLNQQRVADELATHRWATGNVLIDPRPVALAITKGCFTIDTPNNQVISSAGSLTFSQAFFTARHGGLGIADVFNDTTVRTKSVPRRKVDIQKFNLDRTGDLYTITTLPVVNGLVQQHGAATSAGTVTSFPRLRQEVFRRPIDEIGPDGTVMGGIFVDREIYSNTTRMALYRYFLEPLGVSVDKWSMGVRGRSRTYAFADVFNSYTSTLQSVLQANLTADPFPGLTSFTCANLIPAVNASLGTLPLASAVPTYTDVQRIFNKGCVECHGGLDYPPYVNYGTYLNLAENQVGPGVDPLAQSYGLAQPMATSLTGMLFDRITRTSEDCPGGMMPCGGPPLSAADVDTIRRWIVGGNPSTWGDPHLTTIDGVRYDFQSAGEFVLLRDPGTEIQARHTPVQTQGPVGPDAHTGLTSCVSIMTAVAVRAGPHRITYQMNPERREGLELRVDGRPVQLGTELLLPSGGRILRTPSQGGIQIETPGGTRIIITVDWWAHYQLWYMNVSVQHARATDGLLGAIAPGNWLPTLSDGTQPGSRPTSLYDRYVDLYARFGDSWRVKDSTSLFDYPAGYSTASYTLQGWPAYNASSCSIAKAPPGIPIVPALPALSMQRALELCRGVTNEVRRQQCAQDVAATGDPIFAHTFAESERVEANRNPGAVGLVSPRDFSVAPATVSFKWEPTFDPNQDAVLYRHCVWGVNTAFTFQACEAQPTQALTRTVTLESGKDYFWKVIAQDGKGGSSESKTWRMTAR
- a CDS encoding beta strand repeat-containing protein, with product MLASATFVPSDGLAYVTLTLTPRDAIGAPLGPGLHVEVLSSDGLVTLGGTGTSACTVNAPSATCLKAVDSGAGSYVVTARSSTALSVPTTFSATVTDANGTVTLPDTADVTFDSSRFEGGAGCGGSCGTTVTSGNVTITGSHAGGRNLYISGGTVTFDATTEGQTFGDVFITGGTVTHLQATNTTMYKLDILTGSWNLLGGTVNTISKGYGKTCYPNGSCASGSGLFSFGPNGAPSSALAGTSELYGASHGGMGSGNYRINMTAASNAHAGNAGATYGDYRDPRYPGATNSTYSAYHGGGVARITSTGTCVLAGTASITASAPYNGAGGSINLRCGGITSTGWTGTLNADGGPGSGNSSIPVGAGGGGRIALVSTGDAATLTGAVSYPPTNLTARVHAFGGAPANSSYVIGAGGAGTIYLKHSGLTYGDLIIASNSPAHYQNEGTTRLPAIAGTLTANVAAGATQLPVSIASTSFNATYYENAGAPLNTNPSLTQNTTPSSSAAYNGVFAGGWLRPDINAAGGALFDPSNLVSVTTNAVGSLTTSPVPSDIAASAFFRSVEVLDHLDVLGNAILETNGDIYILSGNTTSSGAGSMTVNGLVLFDTTSNQTGRIQYAGGAVNVVQSTQVMPPVAGGTLVADNVSLAGGALTVPAIVASNDVVVSGGTLTTNSLKATRYAQTAGGLRHYPPIFKTSPAAAVAYGLNLTLADTFTLTGGSVDVAGLGYPMACDPQGAPLTAWGFGANGPLAATGVANGYGAGHGGVGGGYTAGSVRGMAYGDYRDPRYPGGAAASVGGSPSYLSYRSNGGGVFRLDAAGACTLGGSTLIKAGAVTSGGQYGAAGGSVSMRCGSFDTTGWTGSITANGANAYSGSLGAVRAGGGGRIALVSTGGASSFVGALTYPLPTSSTQVQARGGTGISAAYSDGGAGTVFLKQGDVPYGQLLINNNNQTHYAAGGYTPLISIAGTLSSPVAAGDTTMGVTITSTPLHGSAALNQRLSGIWLRPDTSVNSGNLPADNLVTVSGNTFVSSSLTQLTTSPALAPVPAGASFKSADLFNVYNVVGGAITQTNGDIYIVP